The following are encoded together in the Geobacter sulfurreducens PCA genome:
- a CDS encoding ATP-binding protein: protein MNPLAASHFPWLLLLRTRLERSWAHLWRSFASILAVLTLLLALSPQTAHASAPGSLLGKILVLHSYHPGFTWTREVTAGIMAAFREADPDADPFVEYLDAKRYGGPIHERLLADLFRHKFAGAGLQVVVTTDNAAFDFAVKHRAGIFPRAAIVFCGLNGYSDSTLAGMSNIAGVVEEADPLRTISLALSLHPDRRRVVVISDTTETGRAIADSVRQAKGRYRDRADIAIIQDVTMTELATAVERLGNNCLIILGAFNRDRQGRSFSYEEVLRFVHDRTKVPIYGLWTFQLGKGIVGGSLLSGQQQGEAAGRIALRIVKGELPESIGISHAVPPVLRFDYSELKRFGISHVKLPAGSEIVNEPNRPLHTYRRELAIAASAFLVLCGIIALLVIMLRQRTLLERRLRTSEQEYRQLVQNANSIILRFDTSGNITYLNEFAESFFGYPAIELVGKSVVGTITPERESTGRDLAAMIGEICENPDSYTHNVNENVMRNGERVWISWANKPLADERGNLREILSIGNDITHLKEAQEEILRLNVALEERVRERTAQLESSNRELESFCYSVSHDLRAPLRHINSYSRILLDEYLPLLDEQAQHFLQRLQAASHRMGQLIDDLLELSRVSRAEMECERVDLTELSRGVIEDLREGDDDRNVEVRITEGMTAWGDRRLLLLVLQNLIGNAWKYSSKREYAVIEVDVVRRNGREVFLVRDNGVGFDMAFADKLFGAFQRLHSPAEFEGTGIGLATVQRIVHRHGGDIWAEAEPDRGATFFFTLPPEQCSPAEMRTASPPEGT from the coding sequence ATGAATCCCTTGGCCGCCAGCCACTTCCCCTGGTTGCTTTTGCTTCGGACACGCCTCGAACGGTCGTGGGCGCATCTGTGGCGCTCTTTCGCATCGATCCTGGCGGTCCTGACACTTCTCCTTGCCCTCTCGCCCCAGACGGCCCATGCCTCCGCTCCCGGCTCCCTCCTCGGCAAGATCCTTGTGCTGCACTCGTACCATCCTGGCTTCACCTGGACCCGCGAAGTGACGGCCGGCATCATGGCTGCCTTCAGGGAGGCCGACCCTGATGCGGACCCGTTTGTGGAATACCTTGACGCCAAGCGTTACGGTGGGCCAATTCACGAGCGGCTCCTGGCGGACCTCTTCCGCCACAAGTTTGCCGGCGCCGGCCTCCAGGTGGTCGTCACCACCGACAACGCCGCCTTCGACTTTGCCGTGAAACACCGTGCCGGGATCTTTCCCCGAGCGGCCATCGTGTTCTGCGGCCTGAACGGATATTCCGACAGCACCCTGGCCGGCATGTCCAACATCGCCGGCGTCGTGGAGGAAGCCGATCCCCTCAGGACCATCTCTCTCGCCCTCTCCCTCCACCCCGACCGACGCCGGGTGGTGGTCATCAGCGACACGACCGAAACCGGCCGGGCCATTGCCGACAGTGTCCGGCAGGCCAAGGGCAGGTACCGCGACCGGGCAGACATCGCAATCATCCAGGATGTGACCATGACGGAACTTGCCACGGCCGTTGAACGCCTGGGCAATAACTGCCTGATCATCCTTGGGGCCTTCAACCGGGATCGCCAGGGCCGATCCTTCAGCTATGAGGAGGTCCTGAGGTTTGTGCATGACCGGACCAAGGTCCCCATCTACGGTCTCTGGACCTTCCAGCTGGGCAAGGGCATCGTCGGCGGCAGCCTGCTGTCCGGCCAACAGCAGGGAGAGGCCGCCGGACGGATCGCGTTGCGCATCGTCAAGGGTGAACTGCCCGAATCCATCGGGATAAGTCACGCGGTCCCGCCGGTTCTCCGCTTCGACTACAGCGAGTTGAAACGCTTCGGCATCAGCCACGTCAAGTTGCCCGCCGGGAGCGAAATCGTCAACGAGCCTAACCGCCCCCTGCATACCTATCGCCGCGAACTGGCCATCGCCGCCTCAGCCTTCCTGGTGCTGTGCGGGATCATTGCTCTGCTCGTTATCATGCTGCGCCAGCGTACCCTCCTGGAGCGCAGACTCCGCACCTCCGAGCAGGAGTACCGCCAGCTGGTGCAGAACGCCAACAGCATCATCCTGCGTTTCGATACGAGCGGGAACATAACCTACCTGAACGAGTTCGCCGAGAGCTTTTTCGGGTACCCGGCCATAGAGCTGGTGGGTAAAAGCGTGGTGGGGACCATCACCCCGGAACGGGAATCTACGGGCAGGGATCTGGCAGCCATGATCGGGGAAATCTGCGAGAACCCCGACAGCTACACCCACAACGTCAACGAGAATGTCATGCGCAACGGTGAACGCGTATGGATCAGCTGGGCCAACAAGCCCCTGGCGGACGAACGGGGCAACCTTCGGGAGATTCTGAGCATCGGCAACGACATCACCCATCTGAAGGAAGCACAGGAGGAAATCCTCAGGCTCAACGTCGCCCTGGAGGAGCGGGTCCGGGAGCGGACCGCCCAGCTGGAGAGTTCCAACCGGGAGTTAGAGTCGTTCTGCTACTCGGTTTCCCATGACCTGAGGGCTCCCCTGCGGCACATCAACAGCTACAGCAGGATTCTTCTGGATGAGTACCTGCCGCTGCTGGACGAGCAGGCGCAGCATTTCCTGCAACGCCTTCAGGCGGCAAGCCACCGTATGGGACAGCTCATCGACGATCTGCTGGAGCTGTCGCGAGTGTCCCGTGCGGAGATGGAGTGTGAACGGGTCGATCTGACGGAGCTGTCACGAGGTGTGATCGAGGACCTGCGCGAGGGTGATGACGACCGGAATGTCGAGGTGCGGATCACGGAGGGAATGACCGCTTGGGGCGACCGACGGCTGCTCCTGCTCGTGCTTCAGAATCTCATCGGCAATGCCTGGAAGTACAGCTCGAAGCGGGAATATGCGGTTATTGAGGTTGATGTGGTGCGTCGGAACGGCCGTGAGGTGTTCCTGGTGCGCGACAATGGCGTGGGGTTCGACATGGCCTTTGCCGATAAGCTCTTCGGAGCCTTCCAGCGTCTCCATTCGCCGGCGGAATTCGAGGGGACCGGCATCGGGCTTGCTACCGTGCAGCGGATCGTCCATCGACACGGGGGGGACATCTGGGCCGAGGCGGAACCGGATCGGGGGGCGACGTTCTTTTTTACCCTCCCGCCCGAGCAGTGCTCTCCGGCAGAGATGCGGACAGCCTCTCCGCCCGAGGGGACGTGA
- a CDS encoding M16 family metallopeptidase, whose translation MTATAHRKTLPNGLRVVAVEMPHLHSTEIAVYVRVGGRDDSRATAGLAHFLEHMLFRGTAEHPTNLELEAAFEAIGGCVNAATDAESTSYYSRVHPDHVAEGLRLLAAMVLTPTFPGIDIEKRIITEEALEDINDHGDDINPDNLSSSMLWPDHPLGMPTIGYLDTISAITEADLKGHMTRYYVPTNAVVVAAGRVRADDVFGAVADAFGTWAGPSAPGRLPPPSNQDEPRCLFVKDADSQVDLQITFRGFSRPDPQLAASRLLRRVLAGGGCSRLHLNLRERLGIVYSVDAQVAAYDETGCFSIELSTAPENLLTAVEEVLGETRKLAAEPVGAEELRRVRQGYFFDLAYSEDSTFEMQVRYGWGELMGMVKGIDEERAEVEAVDEGTLQAVARRLFAPAALNLVAVGPVTATAKRRIEQLLRRYAKEFPTSSQPPGP comes from the coding sequence ATGACAGCAACCGCCCACCGGAAAACTCTCCCCAACGGCCTGCGTGTGGTGGCGGTGGAAATGCCCCACCTCCACAGTACCGAGATCGCGGTCTACGTACGCGTTGGCGGTCGCGACGACAGCCGCGCCACGGCCGGCCTCGCTCATTTCCTGGAGCACATGCTCTTTCGGGGCACCGCCGAGCACCCGACCAACCTGGAGCTGGAAGCCGCTTTCGAGGCCATCGGCGGCTGCGTAAATGCCGCGACCGACGCCGAATCCACCAGCTACTATTCCCGCGTCCACCCCGATCACGTGGCCGAAGGGCTGCGCCTGTTGGCAGCCATGGTCCTCACGCCGACCTTTCCGGGCATTGATATCGAAAAGCGGATCATCACCGAGGAAGCCCTGGAAGACATCAACGACCACGGCGACGACATCAACCCCGACAACCTCTCCAGCAGCATGCTCTGGCCCGACCACCCCCTCGGCATGCCGACCATCGGCTACCTCGACACCATCTCGGCTATCACCGAGGCCGACCTGAAGGGTCACATGACCCGCTACTACGTGCCCACCAACGCAGTGGTCGTAGCCGCCGGACGGGTCAGGGCCGACGACGTATTCGGGGCCGTCGCCGACGCTTTCGGCACCTGGGCGGGACCGTCCGCCCCCGGCCGGCTGCCGCCGCCGTCAAACCAGGACGAACCCCGCTGCCTCTTTGTGAAGGACGCAGACAGCCAGGTGGATCTCCAGATAACCTTTCGCGGATTCTCCCGCCCGGACCCGCAGCTGGCGGCAAGCCGGCTCCTCCGGCGCGTTCTGGCGGGAGGCGGCTGTTCGCGCCTTCACCTGAACCTGCGGGAACGGCTCGGCATCGTCTACTCCGTGGACGCTCAGGTTGCCGCCTACGATGAGACCGGCTGCTTTTCCATCGAACTGTCCACTGCACCGGAAAATCTGCTCACTGCCGTGGAGGAAGTCCTTGGGGAGACCCGGAAACTCGCGGCGGAGCCGGTTGGCGCCGAGGAGCTGCGCCGGGTTCGGCAGGGATATTTCTTCGACCTTGCCTACAGCGAAGATTCCACCTTTGAAATGCAGGTGCGTTACGGGTGGGGCGAACTAATGGGAATGGTCAAGGGGATCGACGAGGAACGGGCCGAGGTTGAGGCCGTGGATGAGGGCACCCTGCAGGCCGTCGCACGGCGGCTTTTTGCTCCGGCAGCCCTCAACCTCGTGGCCGTCGGGCCGGTCACCGCGACTGCAAAGCGGCGGATTGAGCAGTTGCTGCGGCGCTACGCCAAGGAATTTCCTACCTCATCTCAACCACCCGGGCCTTGA